In Candidatus Roseilinea sp., one DNA window encodes the following:
- the mraZ gene encoding transcriptional regulator MraZ, with amino-acid sequence MFLGEFTHTLDEKSRLTLPAKFRTRLADGVVMTTGADKCLLIYPLDEFKLLFERVSALPMMGREAATLRRMLYSNAHDAVPDKQNRVVIPQPLREYAEITNEAVVVGVGKFIEVWNPREWQRALEEVQAHAARKDVWASLGI; translated from the coding sequence ATGTTTCTCGGTGAATTCACGCACACCTTGGATGAGAAGAGTCGCCTGACGTTGCCGGCGAAGTTCCGCACGCGCCTGGCGGACGGGGTGGTGATGACGACCGGGGCGGACAAGTGCCTGCTGATCTATCCACTCGACGAGTTCAAGCTGCTGTTCGAGCGGGTGAGCGCGCTGCCGATGATGGGCAGAGAAGCAGCGACGCTCCGGCGCATGCTCTACAGTAACGCGCATGACGCTGTGCCGGACAAGCAGAACCGCGTCGTCATCCCGCAGCCGTTGCGCGAGTATGCCGAAATCACGAACGAGGCCGTCGTCGTCGGCGTGGGCAAGTTCATCGAAGTGTGGAATCCGCGCGAGTGGCAGCGTGCGCTTGAAGAGGTGCAGGCGCACGCGGCGCGCAAGGACGTATGGGCGAGTTTGGGAATTTGA
- the rsmH gene encoding ribosomal RNA small subunit methyltransferase H: MHVPVLFDEVIQALRPRSGGRYLDCTLGGGGHTEGILNASAPDGRVLATDADAEAIARVRERLRDVLNNRLTLQQAWLNEAPAIAQSLGFVPLDGVLVDLGLSSHQLEAAERGFSFMRDGPLDMRFDRAQGEPAWALIERMDVQSLTEILREYGEVRNARRVAEAIWKARPILTTGQLRDVVAGVARTRSERIHPATQVFQALRIAVNDELRRLKEALPKLIALLRPGGRIAVITFHSLEDRIVKETFRRESQGEVAQPGFGMGEDRPARVRLVNKNPIRPSEAEIARNPRARSAKLRVAERVEGERELGLKLES; this comes from the coding sequence ATGCATGTTCCGGTGTTGTTCGACGAGGTCATTCAGGCGCTGCGGCCGAGGAGCGGTGGGCGCTACCTCGATTGCACGCTGGGAGGAGGTGGGCATACCGAGGGCATTTTGAACGCGAGCGCGCCGGACGGGCGCGTGTTGGCGACGGACGCCGACGCCGAGGCCATCGCGCGTGTGAGAGAGCGACTGCGCGACGTGTTGAACAACCGGTTGACACTGCAACAAGCGTGGCTGAACGAAGCACCGGCCATCGCGCAGTCGCTCGGTTTTGTGCCGCTCGACGGTGTGCTGGTGGACTTGGGGTTATCGTCGCACCAGCTCGAAGCGGCCGAACGCGGCTTCTCGTTCATGCGCGACGGCCCGCTCGATATGCGGTTCGACCGAGCGCAAGGCGAGCCGGCGTGGGCGTTGATCGAACGTATGGATGTGCAAAGCTTGACCGAGATACTGCGCGAATACGGCGAAGTACGCAACGCGCGGCGTGTCGCCGAGGCGATCTGGAAGGCGCGGCCGATCCTGACCACCGGCCAGTTGCGCGACGTCGTCGCCGGCGTGGCACGCACGCGCTCGGAGCGCATCCATCCGGCCACGCAGGTCTTTCAAGCATTGCGCATCGCGGTGAACGATGAGTTGCGACGGCTGAAGGAGGCGTTGCCGAAGTTGATCGCGTTGTTACGGCCCGGCGGGCGCATCGCTGTGATCACCTTTCACTCGCTGGAGGATCGCATCGTCAAGGAAACCTTCCGGCGTGAATCGCAGGGTGAGGTTGCCCAGCCGGGCTTCGGCATGGGCGAAGATCGCCCCGCGCGCGTCCGGCTGGTGAACAAGAACCCGATCAGACCGAGCGAGGCCGAGATAGCACGCAACCCGCGCGCGCGGAGCGCGAAGCTACGCGTAGCGGAGCGGGTGGAGGGTGAGAGGGAATTAGGGTTGAAGTTGGAGAGTTGA
- a CDS encoding peptidoglycan glycosyltransferase: protein MLSSRRLIILAVIIGLTISIAFTRAVQVQVFENPKYAAAANDQQIETRITLAPRGAIFDRAGNLLTVSNRAYIVRVDTRTLTDTATVATALAPVMGKPVEEAQQRIEAILEDRKSLTPTLSTIVAYNLSPQATYQLTRTMRSLARGGLLVDETWARTYPYGPLAGPTLGFVSLQPVGYSGVEAYYDDRLSSAIGQRKERSRLDLLVITPTQSGADMVLTLDLSLQTYVEARLAQAIRDTGAGGGTIIVMETKTGAILASASWPGYDPNRAIELAGTPDARLLRDPAVSDVYEPGSVLKVLTIAAALELGQVTTRTILTDTGRLVINNKRIYNSDRGRYGRVTIEDILANSLNVPTAQIALDMGEEAFYERFKLFGFGHRTGIDLGNEASGVLRTPSDPEWSRTDLATNSYGQGLTATPYQVINAINVVANDGVLMQPYVVQQWRATNGEIIRKQPVQIARVISAETARTLRQVMMRATRRGTPRAFIQGYTVAGKTGTADWYLKGVKQETTIVTYVGFLPADDPRITILVKLDQPRSSRWAGPTTVPVFHDVAERACQILGIPPDVN, encoded by the coding sequence ATGTTATCTTCACGACGGCTGATCATCCTGGCGGTCATCATCGGCCTGACCATTTCGATCGCATTCACGCGCGCCGTGCAAGTGCAGGTGTTCGAGAATCCGAAGTACGCCGCCGCAGCCAACGACCAGCAAATCGAAACGCGCATCACGCTGGCGCCACGCGGGGCGATCTTCGACCGCGCCGGTAACCTGCTTACCGTCAGCAACCGCGCCTACATCGTCCGGGTGGACACGCGCACGCTCACCGACACGGCGACCGTCGCGACGGCCCTCGCGCCGGTGATGGGTAAGCCGGTGGAGGAGGCGCAGCAGCGCATCGAGGCCATCCTGGAGGATCGCAAGTCGCTCACCCCCACGCTCAGCACGATCGTCGCCTACAACCTCTCGCCGCAGGCGACCTACCAATTGACCCGGACGATGCGCTCACTCGCGCGCGGCGGCCTGCTGGTGGACGAGACCTGGGCGCGCACGTATCCCTACGGCCCGCTCGCCGGTCCGACGCTCGGTTTCGTCAGCCTGCAGCCGGTGGGCTATTCCGGCGTGGAGGCCTATTACGATGACCGCCTGAGCTCTGCAATCGGCCAGCGCAAGGAGCGCAGCCGGCTGGATCTGCTCGTCATCACCCCTACTCAGAGCGGCGCCGACATGGTGCTTACGCTCGACCTCAGCCTGCAAACCTACGTCGAGGCGCGGCTGGCGCAGGCCATCCGAGACACGGGTGCCGGCGGCGGCACGATCATCGTGATGGAAACCAAAACCGGCGCGATCCTGGCCTCGGCGTCGTGGCCGGGATACGATCCCAACCGCGCCATCGAGCTGGCCGGCACGCCCGATGCCCGGCTTTTGCGCGACCCGGCGGTGAGCGACGTGTACGAGCCGGGATCGGTCTTGAAGGTGCTCACCATCGCCGCAGCGCTGGAGCTGGGCCAAGTGACCACGCGGACGATCCTCACTGACACCGGCCGCCTCGTCATCAACAACAAGCGCATCTACAACTCCGATCGTGGGCGCTACGGGCGGGTGACCATCGAGGACATCCTGGCCAACTCGTTGAACGTGCCGACGGCGCAGATCGCACTGGACATGGGCGAGGAGGCGTTCTACGAACGCTTCAAGTTGTTCGGGTTCGGACATCGCACCGGCATAGACCTGGGCAACGAGGCATCTGGTGTGCTGCGCACACCGTCCGACCCCGAATGGTCGCGCACCGACCTGGCGACCAATAGTTATGGCCAGGGTTTGACAGCCACGCCGTATCAAGTGATCAACGCCATCAACGTCGTCGCCAACGACGGCGTGTTGATGCAGCCATATGTCGTTCAGCAATGGCGCGCGACGAACGGCGAGATCATCCGCAAGCAGCCTGTGCAGATCGCGCGCGTCATTTCGGCAGAGACGGCGCGCACGCTGCGACAGGTGATGATGAGAGCGACGCGACGTGGCACGCCTAGGGCATTCATACAGGGCTACACCGTTGCCGGCAAGACCGGAACGGCGGACTGGTATCTGAAAGGTGTGAAGCAAGAGACGACGATCGTAACGTATGTGGGCTTTTTGCCTGCCGACGACCCGCGCATCACGATCCTGGTGAAGCTGGATCAGCCGAGGAGTTCTCGGTGGGCAGGCCCGACGACGGTGCCGGTCTTCCACGACGTTGCCGAACGCGCCTGTCAAATCTTGGGCATCCCGCCAGATGTGAATTGA
- the murF gene encoding UDP-N-acetylmuramoyl-tripeptide--D-alanyl-D-alanine ligase: protein MFTLADVVEGVSGRRIEALAQRSIKNVVIDSRQAFRDDLFVALPGERQDGHDYVGHAFGRGALAALVHYDRVPNLEGLEVGRFDARLPAAEQIAPLTFPLLIRVDDTLTALQRLSAYWRTKFNLRVIGVTGSVGKTTTKELIAQVLSARYRTLKSEGNYNNEIGVPLTLLRLRPEHERAVIEMGMYGLGEIAAYCRWAKPQVGVVTIVAPVHLERLGTIENIAKAKSELPAALPPAELGGVAILNDDDERVRAMAAVTSARVVTYGLTPRAHVWASSIESFGLDGISFTLHYGRERQLAKLPLIGRHSVQTALRAAAVGLVEGMNLIEIVEALRTPPAQLRLVTAKGPFNSIVLDDTYNASAESTIAALNLLAEIEGIGPRIAVLGDMLELGDTEKQAHDEVGCRAALVAQYVIGVGERSRWTCRAAVECGAPPERVFHVMTNGEALEVLNAIVRERCVILVKGSRGMKMEEIVAGLGGLANEN, encoded by the coding sequence ATGTTCACGCTTGCAGACGTAGTGGAAGGGGTAAGCGGCCGGCGCATTGAAGCGTTGGCGCAGCGCTCCATCAAAAACGTGGTCATAGACTCGCGGCAGGCATTTCGCGATGACCTGTTCGTTGCACTGCCCGGCGAGCGCCAAGACGGCCACGACTACGTCGGTCATGCATTCGGGCGCGGCGCACTGGCTGCGCTGGTGCATTACGATCGCGTGCCGAACCTGGAGGGGCTGGAGGTCGGACGGTTCGATGCGCGCCTCCCTGCAGCCGAGCAGATCGCTCCCTTGACGTTCCCCTTGCTCATCCGCGTGGACGACACGTTGACTGCGCTCCAGCGCCTATCGGCCTATTGGCGGACGAAGTTCAACCTGCGCGTGATCGGCGTCACCGGCAGCGTGGGCAAGACCACGACCAAGGAGCTGATCGCCCAAGTGCTGAGTGCGCGCTATCGCACCCTCAAGAGCGAGGGCAACTACAACAACGAGATCGGCGTGCCGCTCACCCTGCTCAGGCTGCGGCCGGAGCATGAACGCGCTGTGATCGAAATGGGCATGTACGGGCTGGGCGAGATCGCCGCTTACTGCCGATGGGCCAAGCCGCAGGTCGGCGTGGTCACCATCGTCGCGCCGGTGCACCTGGAGCGCCTGGGCACGATCGAGAACATCGCCAAGGCCAAGTCGGAGTTGCCGGCGGCGCTGCCGCCTGCCGAGTTGGGCGGCGTGGCCATCCTGAACGACGACGACGAGCGGGTGCGCGCCATGGCTGCCGTGACCAGCGCGCGCGTGGTCACGTATGGGTTGACGCCGCGCGCCCATGTGTGGGCCAGCAGCATCGAGAGCTTCGGCCTCGACGGCATCTCGTTCACGCTGCACTACGGTCGCGAGCGCCAACTGGCAAAGCTGCCGCTGATCGGCCGGCACAGCGTGCAGACCGCGCTGCGCGCGGCAGCGGTCGGTCTGGTCGAGGGCATGAACCTGATCGAGATCGTCGAAGCCCTGCGCACGCCGCCGGCGCAGTTGCGTTTGGTTACGGCCAAAGGGCCGTTCAACTCGATCGTGTTGGATGACACCTACAACGCCAGCGCCGAATCCACGATCGCCGCGCTCAATTTACTCGCCGAGATCGAGGGCATCGGACCGCGCATCGCCGTGCTGGGCGACATGCTCGAACTGGGCGACACGGAGAAGCAGGCGCACGATGAAGTAGGATGCCGGGCCGCGCTGGTGGCGCAGTATGTGATCGGCGTAGGTGAACGCTCGCGGTGGACGTGCCGGGCAGCAGTCGAGTGCGGCGCGCCGCCGGAGCGCGTCTTCCACGTCATGACCAATGGCGAAGCCCTGGAGGTGCTGAACGCCATCGTGCGCGAGCGGTGCGTGATCCTGGTCAAAGGCTCGCGCGGCATGAAGATGGAAGAAATCGTCGCCGGGCTTGGGGGACTCGCAAATGAAAATTGA
- the mraY gene encoding phospho-N-acetylmuramoyl-pentapeptide-transferase, with product MKIEEERTLTQQRTRRLTFDTMHTPSPPEMGVCLLMGGVAFMITVLCGRPLIRTLRRWRIGKQIRIEGPASHYVKMGTPTMGGILFVGVTLALILAMYLYSRVAVRVNPNFAGVVLVGRSLAIPMFVMLSFAILGAIDDYMGVRGVRRGEGMRGRSKALFQLLIALMAAVVMNLAPSFTITATGIEFIPDRPLFGISKMAVPGIPEPIDLGVFWIPIAIFIIHGSANAVNFTDGLDGLAALISGVAFVAYGVIAYMQGQVFLTMLCMVLVGAMLGFLWFNVHPAQVIMGDLGSEALGATLGVIALMTGQWLLLPIIAIIPVAEVLSVIIQTMYFKYTRRRFGEGRRFFRMAPLHHHFELIGWSEPQIVQRFFVIALFFGMIGIGLATFGNPSM from the coding sequence ATGAAAATTGAGGAGGAACGGACGCTGACGCAACAGCGCACACGGCGTCTAACATTCGATACTATGCACACTCCCTCGCCACCCGAAATGGGCGTTTGCCTGCTGATGGGCGGCGTCGCATTCATGATCACCGTCCTATGCGGACGGCCGCTGATCCGGACGCTCAGGCGCTGGCGCATCGGCAAACAGATCCGCATCGAAGGCCCGGCCAGCCACTACGTGAAAATGGGCACGCCCACCATGGGCGGCATCCTCTTCGTCGGCGTGACATTGGCGCTGATCCTGGCCATGTACCTGTACTCGCGCGTGGCCGTGCGCGTGAATCCGAACTTCGCCGGCGTGGTGTTGGTCGGCCGCTCGCTCGCCATCCCCATGTTCGTGATGTTGAGCTTCGCGATCTTGGGGGCGATTGACGATTACATGGGCGTGCGCGGCGTCCGGCGCGGCGAGGGCATGCGCGGGCGCAGCAAGGCGCTGTTCCAATTGCTCATCGCGTTGATGGCTGCGGTGGTGATGAACTTGGCGCCGTCGTTCACGATCACCGCGACCGGCATCGAGTTCATCCCCGACCGGCCGCTGTTCGGCATCAGCAAGATGGCCGTCCCGGGCATCCCCGAACCGATTGACCTGGGCGTGTTCTGGATCCCGATCGCCATCTTCATCATCCACGGCAGCGCGAATGCGGTGAACTTCACCGATGGCCTGGATGGGTTGGCTGCCTTGATCAGCGGCGTAGCGTTCGTGGCCTACGGCGTGATCGCCTATATGCAGGGCCAGGTGTTCCTGACGATGTTGTGCATGGTGCTGGTGGGCGCGATGCTCGGCTTTTTGTGGTTCAACGTCCACCCGGCGCAGGTGATCATGGGTGATCTGGGCAGCGAGGCACTCGGGGCGACGCTGGGGGTGATCGCGTTGATGACCGGCCAATGGTTGCTGCTGCCCATCATCGCCATCATCCCGGTGGCCGAGGTGCTGAGCGTCATCATTCAGACGATGTACTTCAAATACACCCGGCGGCGGTTCGGCGAGGGCAGGCGCTTCTTCAGGATGGCGCCGCTGCACCATCACTTCGAGTTGATTGGCTGGAGCGAGCCGCAGATCGTGCAGCGCTTCTTCGTGATCGCGCTGTTCTTCGGCATGATCGGCATCGGGTTGGCCACGTTCGGCAACCCGAGCATGTAG
- a CDS encoding cytochrome c-type biogenesis heme exporter protein C translates to MESVIHPSASMARGHAQEQVTRGIGLAALAMLIVALALVFLVAPTGDARSGGEAQRIFYFHISSAWLGFGAWLVTAFCGIRYLKTRDLQWDRRAHASAEIGVLFITLVLLSGMLWGRPTWNTWWTWDFKLTLSALQFLMYVAYLMLRSGIENPEQRARFASVYGIVGALTVPLNFLVSRVLQSIHPAVFGPSVNAAQQGGFGVSSDRMVILLFCLVTFTLIYIFLFRARVRLLEREDELAARKAALIEAP, encoded by the coding sequence ATGGAAAGCGTGATTCACCCTTCGGCTTCGATGGCGCGCGGCCACGCTCAGGAGCAGGTCACGCGCGGGATCGGCCTGGCGGCGCTGGCGATGTTGATCGTGGCGTTGGCGCTGGTGTTCCTGGTTGCCCCCACCGGCGATGCCCGATCCGGCGGCGAAGCGCAGCGCATCTTCTACTTCCATATCTCCTCCGCGTGGCTCGGATTCGGGGCATGGCTGGTAACGGCCTTCTGCGGCATTCGCTATCTGAAGACGCGCGACTTACAGTGGGATCGCCGTGCGCATGCCTCGGCGGAGATCGGCGTGCTGTTCATCACGCTCGTCTTGTTGAGCGGCATGTTGTGGGGCCGGCCTACCTGGAACACCTGGTGGACGTGGGATTTCAAACTAACGCTGAGCGCGCTGCAGTTCCTGATGTACGTCGCCTACTTGATGCTGCGCAGCGGCATCGAAAACCCGGAGCAGCGCGCCCGCTTCGCTTCGGTCTATGGCATTGTCGGCGCGTTGACCGTGCCGCTCAACTTCCTGGTCAGCCGCGTGCTTCAAAGCATCCACCCCGCCGTGTTCGGCCCCAGCGTGAACGCCGCGCAGCAAGGTGGCTTTGGCGTCTCGTCCGACCGCATGGTCATCCTGCTGTTCTGCCTGGTGACGTTCACGCTGATCTATATCTTTCTGTTCCGCGCGCGTGTGCGCTTGTTGGAACGCGAGGATGAGCTGGCCGCGCGCAAGGCCGCTCTGATCGAGGCGCCATGA
- a CDS encoding short-chain dehydrogenase, producing MSNLQGKICVVTGATAGIGRVSAHRLAEMGATVIVVSRNPRKCDEVVEAIRRQTGNPAVEAMPADLSSLQQIRALARRFLDAYPRLDVLLNNAGAIFTARQLSADGIEMTWALNHLSYFLLTHLLMGALQAAPAARVINVSSDAHLMGVIAFDDVQFERRRYSGFGAYSQSKLANVMHAYALARRLEGTPISVNALHPGAVATNFGKNNSGVWGKLFKLFSRFTLSPEEGAQTSVYLASSPEVAGITGKYFYRCKPKPSSQASHDVQAQEKLWNLSAEMVGADAFA from the coding sequence ATGTCGAATCTGCAAGGCAAGATTTGTGTTGTGACAGGCGCGACGGCCGGCATTGGCCGGGTGAGTGCGCATCGGTTGGCGGAGATGGGTGCAACGGTTATCGTGGTGAGCCGCAACCCGCGTAAGTGTGACGAAGTCGTCGAGGCAATCCGGCGACAGACGGGCAACCCCGCTGTCGAGGCTATGCCGGCGGATCTATCGTCGCTACAACAGATTCGCGCGTTGGCACGGCGCTTCCTCGATGCGTACCCGCGCCTCGATGTGTTGCTGAATAACGCCGGCGCCATCTTCACTGCGCGGCAGTTGAGCGCGGACGGCATCGAGATGACCTGGGCGCTCAACCATCTGAGCTATTTCTTGCTCACGCATTTGCTGATGGGTGCGCTGCAGGCTGCGCCGGCGGCGCGCGTGATCAACGTGTCGTCCGACGCGCACCTAATGGGCGTCATCGCCTTCGACGACGTGCAGTTCGAACGCAGGCGTTACAGCGGGTTCGGCGCGTATAGCCAGTCCAAGCTTGCCAATGTGATGCATGCCTACGCGTTGGCGCGCCGGCTGGAGGGCACACCCATCAGCGTGAACGCGCTGCATCCCGGCGCGGTGGCGACCAACTTCGGAAAGAACAACAGCGGCGTGTGGGGCAAGCTGTTCAAGCTGTTCAGCCGGTTTACCCTCAGCCCAGAGGAAGGCGCACAAACGAGCGTTTACCTAGCATCCTCGCCCGAAGTCGCCGGCATCACCGGCAAGTATTTCTACCGTTGCAAGCCGAAGCCGTCCTCCCAGGCGTCGCATGACGTGCAGGCGCAGGAGAAACTGTGGAACTTGAGCGCGGAGATGGTCGGAGCGGATGCGTTCGCTTAG
- the murD gene encoding UDP-N-acetylmuramoylalanine--D-glutamate ligase translates to MDWVGKRAVILGIARQGTALARYFVTHGAHVTLSDVKPREQLDLRPVADLPHVDFVLGGHPLTLLDDCDVLCLSGGVPNDLPIVQEARRRGIPLTNDAQVFFEVCPARVIGVTGSAGKTTTTTLIGEILKSGIRGDERGVADAESSTLPSPFIWVGGNIGNPLIGDVERIRPEDWVVMELSSFQLELMTRSPHIACITNITPNHLDRHGTMEAYIAAKKRILDFQSPGDWQVLSADNEVTAGLNTSARTLWFSTRHEPHGDGAWMDEAGYLRVRVDRAGDPESPIRNRQSQIDAVICHRRELLLMGEHNIANVLAAAAVCAAAGAPVEAMRHVAMTFRGVAHRLQLVADRDGVRWYDDSIATAPERLMAALRCFDRPVILLCGGRDKHLPWDEAARMMLERCKAIVLFGEMGPMVAEKLRITNEELRKAGVFSQSLISNLPSLEEAVIEAHRLARPGDVVLLSPGGTSYDAFKDFAERGDRFREWVNALPASQASGV, encoded by the coding sequence ATGGACTGGGTAGGCAAGCGAGCGGTGATTTTGGGGATTGCGCGGCAGGGGACGGCGCTGGCGCGCTATTTCGTCACGCATGGCGCGCACGTGACGCTGAGCGACGTCAAGCCGCGCGAACAACTCGACCTGCGGCCGGTGGCGGATTTGCCCCATGTGGACTTCGTGCTCGGCGGCCACCCGTTGACGCTGCTCGACGATTGCGACGTCTTGTGCTTGAGCGGCGGCGTGCCGAACGACCTGCCCATCGTCCAGGAAGCTCGGCGGCGCGGCATCCCGCTCACCAACGATGCGCAGGTCTTCTTCGAGGTCTGTCCGGCACGCGTCATCGGCGTCACCGGCTCGGCGGGCAAAACCACCACCACCACCCTCATTGGCGAAATCCTCAAATCCGGCATTCGAGGCGACGAGCGAGGCGTCGCCGATGCTGAGTCCTCCACTCTCCCTTCTCCTTTCATCTGGGTCGGCGGCAATATCGGCAACCCGCTCATCGGCGACGTCGAGCGCATCCGACCGGAGGATTGGGTGGTGATGGAGCTATCTTCGTTCCAGCTCGAACTGATGACGCGCAGCCCACACATCGCCTGCATCACCAACATCACGCCGAACCACCTCGACCGCCACGGCACGATGGAGGCTTACATCGCTGCCAAGAAGCGCATCCTCGATTTTCAATCGCCGGGCGACTGGCAGGTGCTTTCGGCCGATAACGAGGTGACGGCCGGGCTGAATACCTCGGCGCGCACGCTGTGGTTCAGCACGCGCCACGAGCCCCACGGCGACGGTGCATGGATGGACGAGGCCGGGTATTTGCGCGTGCGGGTAGACCGTGCCGGTGATCCGGAATCGCCCATCCGCAATCGCCAATCGCAAATTGACGCGGTGATCTGTCACCGTCGCGAGCTGTTGCTGATGGGCGAGCACAACATTGCGAACGTCCTGGCGGCAGCGGCGGTATGCGCAGCGGCCGGCGCGCCGGTCGAAGCCATGCGCCATGTCGCGATGACCTTCCGCGGCGTCGCACATCGCCTGCAGCTCGTTGCCGATCGCGACGGCGTGCGTTGGTACGACGATTCCATCGCCACCGCACCGGAGCGGCTGATGGCGGCGCTGCGCTGCTTCGATCGGCCGGTGATCCTGCTGTGTGGCGGGCGCGACAAGCACCTGCCCTGGGACGAGGCCGCACGCATGATGCTAGAACGCTGCAAAGCCATTGTGCTGTTCGGCGAGATGGGGCCGATGGTCGCCGAGAAATTGAGAATTACGAATGAAGAATTGAGAAAGGCGGGCGTCTTTTCTCAATCTCTAATCTCTAATCTCCCGTCTCTCGAAGAAGCGGTGATCGAAGCGCATCGGCTGGCGCGTCCGGGCGACGTGGTGCTGCTTTCGCCGGGCGGGACGAGCTACGACGCGTTCAAAGATTTCGCCGAACGCGGCGACCGCTTCCGCGAATGGGTGAACGCATTGCCGGCGTCGCAGGCGTCGGGCGTATAA
- the murG gene encoding UDP-N-acetylglucosamine--N-acetylmuramyl-(pentapeptide) pyrophosphoryl-undecaprenol N-acetylglucosamine transferase gives MEHSLVSRAGVPFRAIQAGAMHGVGPVRAVGNALRTLRGVFQARRILAEFEPDVVFLTGGFVGVPVSMAAWWQRVPSVVYLPDIEPGQALRMMVRFAAKVATTTEASARFIAPDKMVVTGYPVRDIFASASREEARRQFGIAQDERVLLVYGGSKGARSVNRAVLAGLPRLLEWAVVLHVTGANDWEEVSAMRAELPDDRRARYLAFAYLHDEMALAMAAADLAVCRAGASTLGELPYLGLPAVLVPYPYAWRYQKVNAQYLADRGAAVVVQDEALMDEQEGLLPRVVALLSEPERLSAMRQASLRLGRRDGAARIAALLIEASH, from the coding sequence ATGGAGCATAGCCTGGTGAGCCGCGCGGGGGTGCCCTTTCGCGCGATTCAGGCCGGCGCGATGCATGGCGTGGGGCCGGTGCGCGCCGTCGGCAACGCGCTGCGCACGTTGCGCGGCGTGTTCCAGGCGCGGCGCATCCTCGCCGAGTTCGAGCCGGACGTGGTGTTCTTGACCGGTGGATTCGTCGGCGTGCCGGTGAGCATGGCAGCTTGGTGGCAGCGCGTGCCCAGTGTGGTCTATCTGCCGGACATCGAGCCCGGCCAGGCGCTGCGGATGATGGTGCGCTTCGCGGCGAAGGTGGCGACGACGACGGAGGCGTCTGCGCGCTTCATTGCGCCGGACAAGATGGTGGTGACCGGCTACCCGGTGCGCGACATTTTTGCTTCAGCCTCGCGCGAGGAGGCGCGCCGGCAGTTCGGGATCGCGCAGGATGAGCGGGTATTGTTGGTGTATGGCGGGAGCAAAGGCGCGCGCAGCGTCAACCGCGCCGTGCTGGCCGGGCTACCGCGTTTACTGGAGTGGGCCGTCGTCTTGCACGTGACCGGCGCAAACGACTGGGAGGAAGTGAGCGCCATGCGCGCAGAGTTGCCGGACGATCGGCGCGCGCGCTACTTGGCCTTCGCGTATCTGCACGATGAGATGGCGCTGGCGATGGCCGCGGCGGACCTGGCGGTCTGCCGCGCCGGCGCGAGCACGCTGGGCGAGTTGCCCTATCTCGGCCTGCCGGCCGTGCTGGTGCCGTATCCCTACGCCTGGCGCTACCAAAAGGTCAACGCCCAATACCTAGCCGACCGAGGCGCCGCCGTGGTCGTTCAGGACGAGGCGCTGATGGACGAACAGGAAGGTCTGCTGCCGCGCGTCGTCGCGCTGCTCAGCGAGCCGGAGCGCCTGAGCGCGATGCGCCAGGCGTCGTTGCGGCTGGGCCGGCGGGATGGCGCGGCGCGGATTGCGGCCTTGCTGATCGAAGCGAGCCACTGA